A genomic window from Candidatus Protochlamydia phocaeensis includes:
- a CDS encoding cellulase family glycosylhydrolase, which yields MKIKPLKGWFSLFFIFLSLQLFALTTKNDQIVDSAGNPIELKGVNWFGFNNQSTMVDGLWTGPDQLSLDFATVVYRMQLLGFNAVRLPFSFQDLFNLPPRNFTQSCTFDSQSDIQASVTDPSVPVDGKTIPPQVAPPQRQAGMCNSYLPNDTTLNRFLWVVNFFAQNGFYVLIDNHLREDQTVLQSPQQWVQDWVKLVTAISQDPVSKEKLMIDLLNEPDNFGIRWEASGSTPALKDLYLSAMDAIYAVNPDALFFIEGTGQGGIGANWGDGFATDPQLIQQNGLSDPNPFFQALLQKPYLNQVVISPHVYPPSVTNASTNYFGPGLWNRLTESFGYLTQQGYCFGGTCKIFPVALGEFGSRFSDSRDLQTMPDLAAYFNNTGAAADGKHHKISSWFYWSWNANSGDTGGIVADNWRDIIWQKVEYLTTIGLTPWYKSNTPVKTGTLCLSVKATDGLSASNLKPFSVGNYTFNVTAFDTPVCQSVAVGDYTVNAPQLVVGNQTFTAASQSTTVLEGQTSTVELTYQASVTPPPPPGAFAVTVQVGTPWQSAPNVYENVLNFYVKNTGSTAVTVPWTLAVTNNAYTGVAQAWNMNVKSTSNGTITAEVPADWEALQPNGGNTVNVGMIITSSSTDFTPANVTINGSPVTLTVTH from the coding sequence ATGAAAATCAAGCCGTTAAAAGGCTGGTTCAGCCTTTTTTTCATTTTCTTGTCTTTGCAGTTATTTGCCTTGACAACGAAGAACGATCAAATTGTGGATTCAGCTGGAAATCCAATAGAGCTCAAAGGAGTTAACTGGTTTGGTTTCAATAATCAATCGACAATGGTGGACGGACTGTGGACAGGGCCTGACCAGCTTTCTTTAGATTTTGCAACCGTCGTTTATCGCATGCAGCTTCTGGGATTTAATGCTGTGCGCTTGCCTTTCAGTTTTCAAGATTTATTCAACCTGCCGCCACGCAACTTTACACAGAGTTGCACATTTGACAGTCAAAGCGATATTCAGGCAAGTGTAACAGATCCTTCCGTGCCAGTTGATGGCAAGACCATTCCTCCACAAGTGGCGCCTCCTCAAAGGCAAGCTGGAATGTGCAATAGCTACTTGCCCAATGATACAACCTTGAATCGCTTCTTATGGGTCGTCAATTTCTTTGCACAAAATGGTTTTTATGTCCTTATTGACAATCACTTAAGAGAAGATCAAACTGTTCTCCAAAGCCCACAGCAATGGGTGCAGGATTGGGTGAAGTTAGTGACCGCTATCTCGCAGGATCCTGTTTCTAAAGAAAAATTGATGATCGATCTGCTCAATGAGCCCGATAATTTTGGCATCCGTTGGGAAGCCTCTGGTAGCACACCTGCCTTAAAAGACCTTTATTTATCGGCTATGGATGCCATTTATGCTGTCAATCCTGACGCGCTTTTTTTCATAGAAGGAACTGGACAAGGAGGCATTGGCGCGAACTGGGGAGATGGATTTGCAACAGATCCGCAGCTTATTCAACAGAATGGATTAAGCGATCCCAATCCTTTCTTCCAAGCGCTCTTGCAGAAGCCTTATCTCAATCAAGTCGTCATTTCTCCGCACGTTTATCCGCCATCGGTGACAAATGCATCGACCAATTACTTTGGCCCTGGTTTGTGGAACCGTCTGACAGAGTCTTTTGGCTATTTAACCCAGCAGGGGTATTGCTTTGGGGGAACATGCAAGATTTTTCCGGTGGCTTTAGGAGAATTTGGTTCGCGCTTTAGCGATTCAAGAGATCTTCAAACCATGCCTGATTTAGCTGCTTATTTCAACAATACAGGAGCTGCAGCCGATGGAAAGCATCATAAAATCTCTAGCTGGTTTTACTGGTCTTGGAATGCCAATAGCGGCGATACGGGCGGAATTGTTGCCGATAATTGGCGCGATATTATTTGGCAAAAAGTGGAATATTTGACAACGATTGGCCTGACTCCTTGGTATAAGAGCAATACGCCTGTCAAAACAGGAACCCTTTGCTTATCCGTCAAAGCGACGGATGGGTTATCTGCCAGCAATTTAAAACCCTTTTCTGTTGGCAATTATACGTTTAATGTCACAGCTTTTGATACGCCCGTTTGCCAATCTGTAGCTGTAGGCGACTATACTGTCAATGCCCCTCAATTAGTGGTGGGAAATCAGACCTTTACGGCTGCTTCTCAGTCCACGACTGTTTTGGAAGGCCAGACAAGCACGGTTGAATTGACTTATCAGGCAAGCGTCACTCCGCCTCCGCCGCCCGGTGCTTTTGCCGTTACGGTCCAAGTGGGAACGCCCTGGCAAAGCGCGCCCAACGTATATGAAAATGTGCTTAACTTCTATGTTAAAAACACAGGATCTACGGCCGTCACTGTTCCTTGGACGTTGGCTGTGACCAATAACGCTTATACGGGAGTCGCTCAGGCATGGAACATGAATGTCAAATCGACTTCCAATGGAACAATTACAGCCGAAGTGCCTGCTGACTGGGAGGCCTTGCAGCCAAATGGAGGCAATACGGTAAATGTTGGCATGATTATCACTTCATCGTCGACGGATTTTACGCCTGCCAATGTGACAATTAACGGCAGTCCCGTTACACTGACAGTGACGCATTAA
- the rho gene encoding transcription termination factor Rho — MTFEDNLSDKQHPEQVVEQERSQPEIITKIADIQRMNIDQLNQYGKKIGLKHLGSLTKSQMVFEIVKAISENPNEVLYGEGVLEILPDGFGFLRSPNYNYLPSAEDIYVSPAQIRRFDLKKGDTLCGTIRPPKDKEKYFALLKVDKINGRPPEKAKERILFENLTPLYPNERIVMETTKDKLSTRVLDLAAPVGKGQRGLIVAPPRSGKTILLQNIANAIACNNPEIILIVLLIDERPEEVTDMQRIVRGEVISSTFDEPPERHVQVAEMAIEKARRLVEHGNDVVILLDSITRLARAYNTIQPHSGKILTGGIDANALHKPKRFFGAARNIEQGGSLTIIATALIDTGSRMDEVIFEEFKGTGNMELVLDRRLADRRIYPSIDLIKSGTRKEELLYHPNELEKIYLLRQAVADLAPGDAMNLLLGRLKKTNSNVEFLLSMKD, encoded by the coding sequence ATGACATTTGAGGACAATCTATCTGACAAGCAACACCCCGAACAGGTAGTCGAACAGGAGAGATCTCAACCTGAGATCATCACCAAAATTGCTGACATCCAACGGATGAACATTGACCAACTTAATCAATATGGCAAAAAAATTGGCCTTAAGCATCTTGGCTCTTTAACCAAATCGCAGATGGTATTTGAAATTGTCAAGGCGATTTCGGAAAATCCCAATGAAGTCCTTTATGGAGAGGGAGTCTTGGAGATTCTCCCCGATGGTTTTGGATTCCTGCGCTCCCCTAACTACAACTATTTGCCTTCTGCCGAAGATATTTATGTTTCGCCAGCGCAAATCCGCCGCTTTGACCTTAAAAAGGGCGATACGCTTTGCGGAACTATTCGTCCTCCAAAAGACAAAGAGAAGTATTTTGCCTTGCTTAAAGTGGATAAAATCAATGGCAGGCCGCCCGAAAAGGCTAAAGAGCGCATTCTCTTTGAAAACCTGACTCCGCTTTATCCTAACGAAAGAATTGTCATGGAGACAACTAAAGACAAGCTCTCTACGCGAGTCTTAGATTTGGCTGCTCCTGTAGGAAAAGGGCAAAGAGGGCTCATTGTCGCCCCTCCCCGTTCCGGAAAAACGATTCTTCTGCAAAATATCGCCAATGCCATTGCTTGCAACAATCCCGAAATTATTCTGATCGTTCTTCTCATCGATGAACGTCCGGAAGAAGTCACGGATATGCAGCGCATCGTGAGAGGCGAAGTCATTTCTTCTACGTTTGACGAACCGCCGGAAAGGCACGTTCAGGTCGCTGAAATGGCTATCGAAAAAGCGCGTCGCTTAGTTGAGCATGGCAATGATGTTGTCATTCTGCTCGACTCGATTACGCGTTTAGCTCGCGCCTATAATACCATCCAGCCCCACTCAGGCAAAATTTTAACGGGTGGTATTGATGCCAACGCCTTGCATAAACCCAAGCGTTTCTTCGGCGCAGCCAGAAATATTGAGCAAGGCGGTTCCTTAACCATTATCGCGACAGCCTTGATCGATACAGGCTCGCGTATGGACGAGGTCATTTTCGAAGAGTTCAAGGGAACGGGCAATATGGAGCTCGTGCTCGATCGCCGTCTAGCCGATCGCCGCATCTACCCATCCATTGATTTGATTAAGAGCGGTACGCGTAAGGAAGAGCTGCTCTATCATCCGAACGAACTTGAAAAAATTTATCTCCTGCGTCAAGCCGTGGCTGATTTGGCTCCCGGTGATGCGATGAATTTATTGCTTGGCCGCTTGAAAAAGACCAATAGCAATGTCGAGTTCTTGCTCTCAATGAAGGACTAG
- the polA gene encoding DNA polymerase I, which translates to MEKIYILDASGYIFRSYFAIRQMTNAKGESTNALFGFIRSVLKLMKDFQPTHLVAVFDGPNNARKRTEMYADYKAHRKEMPKDLLYQILWAQQFCQLMAIPELMVPEVEADDTMGSIAQWAAQMGTTTYLCTSDKDMCQLVNDRIFILNTFKENLILDSKGVEGQFGVKPEQMVDYLSITGDASDNVPGLSGFGPKTASDLLRNFGTLDYLLEHPQEVPGKKKQETLLQERDKVLLSRRLVTIDTQVPFPQQADFFKLGEPSWKALKDFYNEMSFSSLIREMENQASPGINKTKVLENVSYLLVDDEKSLDELIAYLSHQKEICIDTETTSVQPLKSELVGIGLGVEPQKAWYIPVNGNLGLNTVIHKLKPLFTNPAIGFYGHNFKYDYHVLSNYHIQPVNICFDTILASYLLNSHSRQHSLDHLALELFDKVKIPIQDLIGRGKKQLSMKDVPLDKICNYCCEDVDYTVRLKQALEPQLQERGLVSLFKDLELPLLPILAKMERHGIFIDIAYLQHLSGEISKEIQELEQTIFEMAGESFNLNSPKQLSEILFVKLGIKPPKKTATGHSTNAEVLESLKHEYPIAAKILEYRTLEKLRSTYIDTLPQEVHSVSHRIHCNFNQSVTATGRLSCQDPNLQNIPVRTAVGRKIREAFRPQKSGWSYLAADYSQIELRLLAHLSEDPVLISAFTANEDIHAFTASLIFGIPLEEVSKEQRHQAKAVNFGIIYGQQAFGLAQELGINTKTAATFIHLYFQRYQKVKEFLDTCKERVRQTGKAVTLFGRERLIPEINSQNGMIRAMAERFAVNTPIQGTQADLIKMAMLQIERKLEQRHKKAYMILQIHDELIFEVPNEELEEVTQLVRETMEGIMPLKVPLVVDIHIGKNWKEC; encoded by the coding sequence ATGGAAAAGATTTATATTTTAGACGCCTCAGGCTACATTTTCCGCTCCTATTTTGCCATCCGTCAAATGACCAACGCCAAAGGAGAGTCGACCAACGCCCTTTTTGGATTTATTCGCTCAGTCCTCAAGCTCATGAAGGACTTTCAACCGACCCACTTAGTGGCGGTTTTCGATGGGCCCAACAATGCGCGTAAACGCACGGAAATGTATGCCGACTATAAGGCACATCGCAAAGAAATGCCCAAAGACCTTCTCTATCAAATTCTATGGGCGCAGCAGTTCTGCCAACTGATGGCCATTCCCGAGCTGATGGTTCCCGAAGTAGAAGCCGACGACACGATGGGAAGCATCGCCCAATGGGCTGCGCAAATGGGAACTACCACCTATCTTTGCACCAGCGACAAAGACATGTGCCAGCTTGTCAATGACCGCATTTTCATCCTCAATACCTTTAAGGAAAACCTCATCTTAGATAGCAAAGGCGTAGAAGGGCAATTTGGCGTCAAGCCGGAACAAATGGTGGATTATTTGTCCATTACAGGTGATGCATCTGATAACGTTCCCGGTTTGTCCGGCTTTGGCCCCAAAACGGCCTCCGATTTACTGAGAAATTTCGGTACTTTAGATTACTTGCTGGAGCATCCTCAAGAAGTTCCGGGTAAGAAGAAGCAAGAAACCCTCCTTCAAGAGCGCGACAAAGTGCTGCTCAGCCGGCGCCTTGTCACGATCGATACCCAAGTGCCTTTTCCCCAGCAAGCGGATTTCTTTAAGCTGGGAGAGCCGTCTTGGAAAGCGCTTAAAGATTTTTATAACGAGATGAGTTTTTCCTCTTTGATCCGCGAAATGGAAAATCAAGCAAGCCCCGGGATCAATAAGACAAAAGTACTGGAGAATGTCTCCTACCTATTAGTAGACGACGAAAAAAGCCTAGATGAATTGATCGCCTATTTATCTCATCAAAAGGAAATTTGCATTGATACAGAGACGACCAGCGTCCAGCCTTTAAAATCTGAACTTGTCGGAATTGGCCTAGGAGTGGAGCCTCAAAAAGCCTGGTATATTCCTGTCAATGGCAACCTGGGTTTGAATACCGTTATCCATAAGCTTAAGCCTCTTTTTACCAATCCGGCCATTGGCTTTTATGGCCACAATTTTAAATACGACTACCACGTTCTCAGCAACTACCACATCCAGCCTGTCAACATTTGCTTCGACACGATTTTGGCCTCTTATCTTCTCAATTCCCACAGCCGTCAGCATTCTCTCGACCATCTGGCCCTTGAGCTGTTCGATAAGGTTAAAATCCCCATCCAGGATCTCATTGGAAGAGGGAAAAAGCAGCTCAGCATGAAGGACGTTCCTTTGGATAAGATCTGCAATTACTGCTGCGAAGATGTCGATTACACAGTTCGCCTTAAACAAGCTTTAGAGCCTCAATTGCAAGAGCGCGGTTTGGTTTCGCTTTTCAAGGATCTAGAGCTCCCCCTTCTACCCATTTTAGCTAAAATGGAAAGGCATGGCATTTTCATCGACATTGCTTATCTTCAACACCTATCGGGAGAAATAAGTAAGGAAATTCAAGAGCTGGAGCAAACCATTTTTGAAATGGCCGGGGAATCTTTCAATCTCAATTCTCCCAAGCAATTAAGCGAAATTCTTTTCGTCAAATTGGGAATTAAACCTCCCAAAAAAACGGCCACCGGCCATTCGACAAATGCGGAAGTATTGGAAAGTTTAAAGCACGAGTATCCTATTGCCGCTAAAATTTTGGAATACCGCACATTGGAGAAATTGCGCTCCACTTATATTGATACGCTACCGCAAGAAGTTCATTCTGTCAGTCATCGCATTCACTGCAATTTCAATCAGTCCGTAACGGCAACAGGGCGGCTATCTTGTCAAGATCCCAACTTGCAAAACATTCCGGTCCGAACAGCTGTCGGCCGTAAGATTCGAGAAGCGTTTCGTCCGCAAAAGAGCGGCTGGAGCTATTTAGCCGCCGACTATTCTCAAATTGAGCTGCGGCTATTGGCCCATTTAAGCGAGGATCCCGTTCTCATCTCGGCATTTACAGCAAATGAAGACATCCATGCCTTTACAGCATCTCTCATTTTTGGTATTCCTTTAGAAGAGGTCTCTAAAGAGCAACGCCATCAAGCCAAAGCCGTCAATTTTGGCATTATTTACGGGCAGCAGGCCTTTGGTTTAGCGCAAGAGCTTGGCATCAATACAAAGACAGCGGCAACGTTTATTCATCTTTACTTTCAGCGCTATCAAAAAGTGAAAGAGTTCTTAGATACCTGCAAAGAGAGGGTCCGTCAAACAGGCAAAGCCGTAACATTATTTGGGCGTGAACGGTTGATTCCGGAAATCAACAGCCAAAATGGCATGATCAGGGCGATGGCCGAGCGCTTTGCCGTCAATACGCCTATTCAAGGCACGCAGGCGGATTTGATTAAGATGGCCATGCTTCAAATTGAAAGAAAGTTGGAGCAAAGGCACAAAAAAGCGTATATGATTTTGCAGATTCACGATGAACTTATCTTTGAAGTCCCTAATGAAGAGTTGGAAGAAGTCACTCAGCTTGTGCGAGAGACCATGGAAGGCATTATGCCGCTTAAAGTTCCTTTAGTCGTTGATATCCATATTGGCAAAAATTGGAAAGAATGTTAA
- a CDS encoding gamma-glutamyl-gamma-aminobutyrate hydrolase family protein (Members of this family of hydrolases with an active site Cys residue belong to MEROPS family C26.) translates to MQKLESSHSFYHQLDLNRRLDPLLHSVASIRHQDIQRIASLAMPFINLYQPASMGLSVLFGGAQVWTLSKHMLENAKNGEWQIFARHGVHVALMTTGIALSILMPIAGTIFSGTLQIGECIFRLSYHLKAGHYKEAAWQIAKIAHQLIYMAAVVYAAPELLLASLLAQALVELYRCYQEWQRGGHAPESLGHLLMAMLRLYQASSHAQVLHRNYFGHQIKQEDVKVLLADIKKQKSEHPEQLVDFEKILIDHYYSSKIRNISFQQETSDLTHIFFKNMSFANCDFSQIDFSHSLFQRVSTQHSNFSQSTMAFVRFDNFQAFKCDFSGLFSLDAIWNHCRFEGCNLQMAQNYESIFNDTHFENSNLTKSGFYRSIFNRAVFKGCGMEDGNFAETIHQQGQFKDSQLSYLCFNSAKMDDTSFVNCQLNETSFFDAQVKGCRIKDSDLTDCLLLDNKDQFQITGGISHRTTKPVIGLLWNFKSHGPFTDLIGEALKDCGATVLRFDYRIKELDKARLEIEVQDGLARLNREGIGANRLSIADALLKDYSGQAIEQVKAKTEKVASYIQGVLLPGGDDVEPEFYGQQAKGIDYEDDYQRSLFEFGLISQALAKKLPLQGICRGSQIVNVFMGGTLKQHVDDHMVVVHPLKINEECSEEAKKWMQTILEGDQINGLSMHHQASDRIGKGLNVVLEHEEVPEALISEDGNIVLTQFHPESYLFDQQKGKIDPAKLEKFKKLDPYYKVFFSFSFAKGKNFFSHLIKQASLQPVA, encoded by the coding sequence ATGCAGAAATTAGAAAGCAGCCATTCATTCTATCATCAATTAGATTTAAATAGACGCTTAGATCCTCTCTTGCATTCCGTAGCCTCTATTCGTCATCAAGATATTCAGCGAATTGCAAGCTTGGCCATGCCGTTTATTAATCTCTATCAGCCTGCCAGCATGGGCTTGTCTGTCCTTTTCGGTGGTGCGCAAGTATGGACGCTTAGCAAGCATATGTTAGAAAATGCAAAAAATGGAGAATGGCAAATTTTTGCCAGACATGGCGTGCATGTTGCTCTTATGACAACAGGAATAGCCTTATCCATTCTCATGCCCATTGCAGGGACTATTTTCTCTGGGACTTTGCAAATCGGAGAATGCATCTTTCGCTTGAGCTATCATCTGAAAGCAGGCCACTATAAAGAAGCCGCCTGGCAGATTGCCAAGATAGCCCATCAACTCATTTATATGGCAGCAGTCGTTTATGCCGCTCCTGAGCTTTTATTGGCTTCTTTATTGGCACAAGCTTTAGTGGAGCTTTATCGCTGCTATCAAGAGTGGCAAAGAGGCGGGCATGCACCAGAAAGCCTTGGGCATTTGCTTATGGCTATGCTACGTTTGTATCAAGCGTCTTCGCATGCTCAGGTGCTTCATCGCAATTACTTTGGCCATCAAATCAAGCAAGAAGATGTAAAAGTTTTACTAGCAGATATAAAGAAGCAAAAGAGCGAGCATCCGGAGCAATTGGTTGATTTCGAGAAAATTTTAATAGACCATTACTATTCGAGTAAAATTCGCAATATATCCTTTCAACAAGAGACATCGGATTTAACGCATATTTTCTTTAAAAACATGTCTTTTGCCAATTGTGATTTCTCGCAAATTGATTTCAGCCATTCTCTCTTCCAACGGGTCTCTACTCAGCATTCTAATTTTTCTCAATCAACGATGGCTTTTGTGCGCTTTGATAATTTTCAGGCTTTTAAATGCGATTTTTCTGGGCTTTTTTCTTTAGATGCCATTTGGAATCATTGTCGCTTTGAAGGCTGCAATTTGCAAATGGCGCAGAATTATGAATCGATTTTTAATGATACGCATTTTGAGAATAGCAATTTAACAAAGAGCGGCTTTTACCGTTCCATTTTTAACAGAGCTGTCTTTAAAGGATGTGGAATGGAAGACGGCAATTTTGCAGAAACAATTCACCAACAAGGACAATTTAAAGATAGCCAGCTGTCTTATTTATGCTTTAATAGCGCTAAAATGGATGATACCTCTTTTGTCAATTGTCAGCTAAATGAAACGAGTTTTTTTGATGCCCAGGTGAAAGGTTGTCGCATCAAGGATTCCGATTTAACCGATTGTTTGCTTCTAGATAATAAAGATCAGTTTCAAATCACAGGAGGGATATCTCATCGCACGACTAAGCCTGTCATTGGGCTTTTATGGAATTTTAAATCGCATGGACCTTTTACCGATTTGATCGGTGAAGCCCTAAAAGATTGTGGAGCGACCGTTCTAAGATTTGACTATCGAATAAAAGAGCTCGATAAAGCCCGCTTAGAGATCGAAGTGCAAGACGGCCTTGCTCGCCTTAATCGAGAAGGCATCGGCGCAAATCGCCTAAGTATTGCAGATGCTTTGTTAAAAGATTACTCCGGGCAAGCGATCGAACAAGTAAAAGCTAAAACAGAAAAAGTGGCTAGCTATATTCAAGGCGTTTTACTTCCCGGAGGAGATGATGTAGAGCCAGAATTTTATGGGCAACAAGCGAAGGGCATCGATTATGAAGATGATTATCAACGTAGTTTATTTGAGTTCGGCCTGATTTCTCAAGCTTTGGCGAAAAAGCTTCCTCTGCAAGGCATTTGCCGTGGATCGCAAATTGTCAATGTCTTTATGGGAGGTACGCTCAAACAACATGTGGATGATCACATGGTTGTCGTTCATCCATTGAAAATTAATGAGGAATGCTCGGAGGAGGCCAAAAAATGGATGCAAACTATTCTAGAAGGGGATCAAATTAATGGTTTATCCATGCATCATCAAGCTAGCGATCGCATAGGAAAGGGATTAAATGTAGTGTTGGAGCATGAGGAGGTACCCGAAGCCTTAATCAGCGAAGATGGGAATATTGTTTTAACGCAATTCCATCCGGAAAGCTATCTTTTCGATCAGCAAAAAGGGAAAATAGATCCCGCAAAACTGGAGAAGTTTAAGAAATTAGATCCTTATTATAAGGTTTTCTTTTCCTTTTCTTTTGCAAAGGGAAAAAACTTTTTCAGTCATTTAATTAAACAGGCCAGCCTGCAACCAGTCGCATAA
- a CDS encoding S49 family peptidase yields the protein MRESILYSSVRSFMVAFCAMLGIFIALFVIIILFAALSTGTNEDKLTTVNTQEILPNAEGKREVLSSEAPVILQINIDGIIGTEELSAKTIRQQLIESREGDFKNNRVKGVLLYIDSPGGTVTDANGIYNALMEYKQKYKVPVYAYVDGLCASGGMYIALAADKIYASDVSLIGSIGVIAPTFMNLTKLLEKIGVETLTISAGKDKDALNPLRPWKPGEDENYRQVIDYYYQQFVQLVTANRPEISKDKLVKDYGAHIFPAAEAQKYGYIDVSDAHIKDALTGLLKEVGIEGNYYQVIRFENKGWWKNLFSNQASLLTGKVKHEVSVSPTVDLLLQNRFLYLYYPQ from the coding sequence ATGCGAGAATCCATTTTATATTCGTCTGTCCGCTCTTTCATGGTCGCTTTTTGCGCCATGCTAGGCATTTTTATCGCTCTATTTGTCATTATTATTCTTTTTGCCGCTTTATCGACCGGAACAAACGAAGATAAGCTAACAACGGTCAATACGCAAGAAATCCTTCCCAATGCGGAAGGCAAACGCGAAGTATTATCTTCCGAGGCTCCGGTTATTCTCCAAATTAATATTGACGGAATTATTGGAACGGAAGAATTGAGCGCGAAAACCATCCGGCAACAGCTCATCGAATCGCGCGAGGGAGATTTTAAAAACAACCGCGTCAAAGGGGTGCTTTTATATATCGACAGTCCGGGAGGAACCGTAACGGATGCCAATGGCATTTATAATGCTTTAATGGAATATAAGCAGAAATATAAAGTTCCCGTCTATGCCTATGTAGACGGACTGTGCGCGTCCGGAGGAATGTATATTGCCTTAGCGGCCGACAAAATTTATGCAAGCGATGTCAGCTTGATCGGAAGCATTGGCGTCATTGCGCCGACTTTCATGAACTTGACTAAACTGCTGGAAAAAATAGGCGTGGAAACATTGACTATTTCGGCGGGGAAAGACAAAGATGCTCTTAACCCTCTGCGTCCTTGGAAGCCCGGCGAAGATGAGAACTACAGACAAGTCATCGATTATTACTATCAGCAATTCGTGCAGTTAGTCACCGCCAACCGCCCAGAAATCAGCAAAGATAAGCTCGTTAAAGATTATGGCGCCCATATTTTCCCAGCTGCGGAAGCGCAAAAATATGGCTACATTGACGTCAGCGATGCGCACATTAAAGATGCCCTGACAGGATTGCTTAAAGAAGTCGGCATTGAAGGAAACTACTACCAAGTCATCCGTTTCGAGAATAAAGGCTGGTGGAAAAATCTTTTTTCAAATCAGGCCAGCCTTCTAACAGGAAAGGTCAAGCACGAGGTGTCTGTTTCTCCGACAGTCGATCTGCTCTTGCAAAATCGCTTCCTCTATCTCTACTATCCTCAATAG
- the coaE gene encoding dephospho-CoA kinase (Dephospho-CoA kinase (CoaE) performs the final step in coenzyme A biosynthesis.), translating into MLKLRKVAITGGLSCGKSSVCRILKELGAYVVSADEIVHQLLSSDTNLGQKVIELLGTGILVNQAIDRSRVAQMVFQNDRLLDALEKIIHPAVYDEIEKQYQEQQDSKNRPSLFIAEIPLLFESDGEKGYDAVIAVIANSNRCFERFKQATGYDQEEFNNRLARQLPLLNKAVLADYVLMNNGTLSDLQQLTRELYQELIESD; encoded by the coding sequence ATGTTAAAATTAAGAAAAGTGGCCATAACAGGTGGTCTTTCTTGTGGCAAATCCTCGGTTTGTCGTATCTTAAAAGAACTTGGGGCTTACGTCGTAAGCGCCGACGAAATCGTTCATCAATTATTGTCTTCTGATACAAACCTTGGTCAAAAGGTCATTGAATTATTGGGGACGGGAATCCTCGTCAATCAGGCAATTGACCGCTCTCGAGTCGCCCAAATGGTGTTTCAAAATGATAGACTGCTGGATGCGCTTGAAAAGATCATTCATCCAGCTGTGTATGATGAGATAGAAAAACAATATCAAGAACAACAGGATAGCAAGAACCGACCCTCTCTCTTTATTGCTGAAATTCCCTTATTATTTGAAAGTGATGGCGAAAAGGGCTATGACGCTGTCATAGCTGTTATAGCGAATTCGAACAGGTGTTTTGAGCGTTTTAAACAGGCAACTGGTTATGACCAAGAAGAATTTAACAACCGCTTAGCTAGGCAACTTCCCTTGTTAAATAAGGCCGTCTTAGCTGATTATGTACTCATGAATAATGGCACTTTATCCGATCTTCAGCAATTAACCAGAGAGTTATATCAAGAGCTTATAGAAAGCGATTAA